Within the Vigna angularis cultivar LongXiaoDou No.4 chromosome 10, ASM1680809v1, whole genome shotgun sequence genome, the region AGATAATATTTCgatgaaaaaaagaagttgCAAAAAATGAAATGGAATCCGGAAAATACTTAAGCCAGAATGTATGCAGTAAATGTTTATTCATATTCTTTAACTACTCCAGAAAAAATGCGGAACAGACTATAATGTTTCTCACCGATTTCCTGTATATCGGTTAGAAGATTTGAACATTTCAAGATGCCGGGTCAATTTTGCCTAGAGGATCTTATCAGAAGTTTAGTTGCTAGCATACTTCGATTATATTATTAccaattgaatataaaaaaaatcacttgaGACAAAAATCATGTGTCttgaatttaataatttatggcAAATTTAAGAGCAACAATTCTGAAAAATTCCAGTAGACCGACCAATTTTTAATTGAAGTCTATTCAGTAAAGAAGACTTTACGTTTTTACGTTAATCATGCACAATTAATAAATCTGAAACATTTGATTTTCACGAACCTGATCCATCTGTATGTCAAAAAGACAACTGGGGTGCACTGTTTTACTAAGTTAAACACAGGGAAAAAGgacataaaacaaatttaaggtAGCCTACTCAACATGGCCATTGTCATGATCATGGATGTTTTCCAGCTCCAAACGCTGATTTTAGGCGTTCTTGTCTTGCTTGTAGGTGCCTTGCTTTATCAGTTGAAGCAGACAAATGGTCCTAATGCAAAGATCTGCACTGTGCCTCAAGCAGCAGGAGCATGGCCTATTGTTGGTCATTTGCACCTCTTCGGGGCTAAGCAACTTACACACAAGACACTTGGGATGATGGCTGAAAATCATGGACCAATTTTCACAATAAAACTTGGTTCGAACAAAGTTCTGGTGTTGAGTAGTTCGGAGATGGCCAAAGAGTGTTTCACTGTCCATGATAAAGCATTCTCCACCAGGCCATGTATTGCAGCAACAAAGCTAATGACCTACAATTCAGCAATGTTTGGCTTCGCTGCTCATGGACCCTATTGGCGTGAGATGAGGAAATTTACCACTATTGAGCTTCTCTCTAACCAAAGGCTTGAATTGCTTAAGGATACAAGAACATCTGAGTTAGAGACTGCAACTAGGGAGGTATACAAGTTATGGTCAAGAGAAGGTTGTCCAAAGGAAGGAGTTTTGGTAGACATGAAGCGGTGGTTTGGGGATTTGACGAATAATATTATTCTGAGAATGGTGGGAGGGAAGCCATATTATGGGGCTAATAGTGATGCTTCTGCAGAAGGTGAAGCAGGAAGATATAAGAAAGCTATGAGGGACTTTATGAGTTTATTTGGGGTGTTTGTATTATCCGATTCAATTCCACTTCTGGGGTGGATAGATAACAATGGATACAAAAAGGCTATGAAGAGAACAGCTAGTGAAATAGACACTTTGGTTGAAGGGTGGCTGGAAgaacacaaaagaaaaagaaacgcGAGTACAAATGGAAAGGAAGAACAGGATGTCATGGATGTTATGCTTAATGTTCAGCACGATCTTAAGGTTTCTGGTTATGATTTAGACACCATCATCAAGGCTACTTGCCTGGTAAGTGTGTTCATATTATTATCATCTGTGAGGagaatacaaaataaaagaggGGCTTTCTCCTCTCCTTATAAAAAAGGAGGTTAAGGCTTTCTCTTTATACACCCCGAAATCTTCTCTTTTGTCTGGCGTTgcatttgttttcaaatttccAAGAGAAAGGTTCTTATAGGTCTTCATAACAGAGGGAAGGGTATGTAAGATTTTTTTACTAGTAAATTTTTGTCTATTatctactttttttattttgtattttagttgAGTATTTGTCTGGTATCCTGTTTTGTTGCTCCAGTCACTAGAATTTCCTAGTATGTTTTGTGCTTTAGTCATTAGAAATTCTTAGTATGTTCTCTGATTCAGTACAGCATCCATCTTTGGTTTAGAACAGAAGAACAAATTTAAAAGCTAAAAATACACCACCTCTTTTTTGTGCATATTGATATCTGACATTGAATTCCAACCATGAGCTGGTGTATTTTTGCAGAATCTGATCTTGGCAGGAGGAGACAGCATCATGGTGGCTCTAACTTGGGCCCTGTCTCTGCTTCTAAACAATGAAACGGAGCTTAAAAAAGCCCAAGAAGAATTGGACACTCAGGTTGGGAAGGACAGGAAGGTGGAAGAATCTGACATAAAGAAGCTAGTGTACATCCAAGCCATTGTAAAGGAAACCATGCGGCTGTATCCACCAAGTCCTATACTGACCCTTCGTGCAGCAATGGAAGAGTGTACATTTTCATGCGGCTATCATGTTCCTGCCGGCACACATTTGATTGTGAATACTTGGAAGATCCAAAGAGATGGTCGTGTCTGGCATGATCCTCATGATTTCAAACCTGAAAGGTTCTTGACAAGCCACAAAGACGTTGATGTAAAGGGTCAGAACTCTGAGTACTTCCCTTTTGGTTCCGGAAGAAGAGCATGTCCGGGGGGCCCACTGGCTCTGCGTGTTGTGCACTTGACCTTGGCTACACTCTTACACTCTTTCAATGTTGCTTCGCCCTCAAATCAAGCTGTAGACATGACAGAGAGCATTGGACTCACAAATTTAAAAGCAACCCCACTTGAAGTTCTGCTAACTCCACGTTTAGATTCAAAGCTTTACCAAGACTAGATTTTAATAAGGTTTAGTAACCTCAACTTGGGGCTAATAAAAAGTTCAATGAAGCTACTATATGTTGTTATAATAATTCTGCACTTGTGGTTCACATTCCCCAAGTTTTTCTATGTCATCCACGAACACGTTTACGCCCGAGAACCTGGTTTCTAGCATGAGTTTGATTGTATCTTCTATCTACTTTTGGATACTGATGCTCTTGGAAGTGAAATTGTAATAGCAGGTTTAGTAGTATATATACAAACATCTACGTACTAAAGATTTTCGATATCCATAGATCTGTCCAATAACTCCACTTTTAAAGGAACACATGGATAATggattatattctttttaaatctgtataattataacaaaaattgtttAGATCTTTCAGATAACGAAGTAAAGGGTGATGATTAATTACGTTTGCCTGGTAAAAGACATGATCATCCTCTATTATTGAAACCACTACTTGAACCGATGCTGACGCAAACATTGACTAAATGGTCTCTTCTAATAGACTGAAACACACGGAAAATCAGATTACGCCTATCATTTGTCCGCTTGAATTAAATCAGTAGCATACGTTTCATTCAATTCACATCAGCAACCTCAATACAAAGACCAGTCTACCTCAAGTGACATCCCTAGGCGAATGATACATGCACCATGACTTAAATGGGCAAATCTATTGTTATGCAATAAATTTatgtcattttcttttaaatgtttattattgTAATCACATGTTTCTTACACTGTTACAGATGTTTTAAGtttgaatcaaattttaattaattatccaATCGATACCTTATTTTCTTTAAGTAGCTGGGAGATGGCCAAGGAGTGTTTTATTGTCCATGACAGAGCATTCTCGACCAGGCCCTGTCTTGCAGCCTCAAAGCTAATGGGCTATAACTATGCTATGTTTGGCTTCTCTCCTTATGGTCCTTACTGGCGTGAGATGACGAAACTGACCACTATCGAGATTTTGTCTAATAGCTACCAAGTCCCAAATAAGCAGGTTATCAGCCACAGTCTTGATAAATCTTTATCTgctaattaaagataataacTAGCTTTTCTATCTAAAACGTAAAAACTTAAATACGTGTTACTTGATCAGGATCATGGATCATATGGTAGTTTAGTATCATTTGCCTTAAGATTTTGAGTTGGAAGTTGGTGttgttgtaatattttatatgggTGGTTCATTGGTGATGTATGTATTCCTCAAAAGAATCAACAGCAAGAACACATACTAACGAGGACTAGATTACATGAACCTAGTTTTTCTCAAAATAGCGACAAGAATCCTCTGGGTTCTTTCCATATGTTAATAGCCATAACATGCTTAAATAGTTGCAATGTAGTGTAATGATTATGTACTTATTGAAGACTGCATTTTAAAGAAGCTGCACTGCATTACAATAACTATTGTCTATACTGTGTGCTTCACAACCAACCATTCTGTTTTGATCAGTCATCAACATACAGAGAACTTATTAGATGCTCAAGTTTTATCCATCATTCAATTGTATCAGCTATTTAAACGTGCAAATGATTTGCAATCAAGTTATAAATTGTAATTGCAAGGTGAGGGACCGGCTAAGTAACGTTGGTATCTAAATGCAAATGTATCAATAGATCACTTGCATAACAACCTTCAATCTTCATGTTTACTGCATCTTACAGGTTGATAATTTGTGGCAGAATTTTGATCAACTTTTTATACCAGAGGATTCATTAaagagaaattatatatatgtgatTTCAGTCAACATATTCTAGGGATTGAAACCATTTTTAGTTCAAAAACCTTCAGAGTTTGAgacttttttttcatatgataTTTGACTTTGTTATTCAATGTGTAATTTAGACTCACATTTTCATAAAGAAATTCTCCCATGACATTTGAAGGACTTTTGGGCCCAAAGGAGTGTGTGCTTGCATATATTTGAAGTCTAGTAgcattcttttattaaaaaaaatgttaatggaTTCTTGCCTGTCCATTCTCTCTCTTCTTGTGCAGGACTTTCCATGTACCAAATACTCAACTGATTTTTTGAAATAGCATCGTTAGGTCACTCAATCTATGTATCTGAATTATGTGAAGAAAGAAGTCCCACGTAGGTGGGAACATCTTTAGGGGAATGGTTTGGTTGTTATAAAACAAATCACAATCTCTTGTGTTAGCAATCCAAAAGTTTTCTCGTCCTATCTTATTTGTCTTCCTCTTTTATATTACTTTGACACTGGAGAATTTTTACTTAGCAGCAAATTGGTTTTAAAGGggtaaaaattaatgaaaacactatttttgtattttttacattattataaatttgcCCACAAGTTAGATTTGGGACACTTTCATCATATGACTACAGTTCACATATAGATATTCTTATTCATATGATTAACTCCTCAACATAACAAAGTCAACATAACAATATAATGACTGAGCCCATAACAATATAATGACTGAGTTCATATCAATGATCTTGCAAATGCAACTTAGTTGAAAAACtaccaaattttaatttcaaaatgattGAGTTCATATCAATGATCTTGCAAATGACAAATTTCAACTTAGTTGAAAAACtaccaaattttaatttcaaaatagttgaaaaacttgcaataacaaattttaacataattgaaaataattgaaaatgaatctgCAGAGCTTTTATTGCAAAGTTTATCCGATTTATATGTTTAACTCATCATCAACATAACAACTAACAATATTGATGAGTACCTATACTTTAAGGATATTGCCAAAAgctattcttgaagaaaaatttagaaaataaaataaaatagataggCGGGAAAGTTCCAAACAAGTAAAGACTTTGACAATAAGAAGAGGTAGATCAAGAGAACGTTGATATAATGGAAGTCAAACTCATGATAAATCAAAATCTCAAAGTAAGAAACACTCAAATGTTATCATTATGACAAGAGAGAACATGCCAAGAAAGATCGATGGCAGAGGAAGAATGGAAGAAGGAATTCTAAAACATCAACCTCACAAGGTTATGTTGCAAGTATATGAGAAGATGAGAATATTCTAGTGAGTGAAACAATAATTAGCTCTAATGGTGAAAAACAACTACATGATTAGCGAATAGTAGATTTAAGTGAAACTTGACATGTGACTTCAAATCGAGATTGGTTTTCACGGAAAACGATCAtgtcaaaattaaaatgtaCAATTATACTATTTACATAATTTAAGGAGTACGACAtgtgaagaacttgaagaataatttattgttcatttttatttattattgatattttttgttcatctttattttaattggatTTGTGTAGTACCCAACAAATTACTGTTCATATTGACGCTAAAATGTTTTCCTATATTAAAAGAGGACAATATAATAAACTGCTATTGATTGCAGCCTAAATTAACAATCAATAGAAGGTGAACTGGCCTCAGTGCAGTATATAGAttaagggtgttgctccctccaccaccccaagtatTCCTGCACATCTccacaattttcttttattccaaaaatactctatacctctccactatattcaacaatttttctctttttctctccacattaatggagcattcacagGGCtaagatttaaacttgtgatatattgcaaaattttatttacattttcccttaaataagtttgattcaatcttattttcattgttcaatatatttttttttcttgaaattacttaataaatggtaaaattttgttataaatttctagaaaaatgtttatatatatgtgtatttttttacatttaatatctataatttttaacattatattatgttttaacttaccgacttgactcaaataacttgaataaagtatttaatttattagataaataatataaaaatattattaaatacttaaaatataaaagaaaaattatttgttaaagatttgaaatttatttagttctttcgtcgttataaagttagtatataataataacaataataataatatattatttactattaatattattatgtttattattttgtatttgcatctaacttttcagtttataaaatggaagtgatAGAAGCACTAACATTGAAGTttcctctgaattttatattttgcaatatatcacaagtttaaatctaagtcatatgaatgctccattaatgcaaagaaagaaagagaaagatggtTGAGGATAATGgagaggtgtagagtatttttgaaataaaagaaaatagtggggaggtgtaggatatttttggaataaaaaaaaatagtggaaatgtgtagaatatttttggaataaaagaaaataatgggaAGGTGCAGAACCACTTGGGGTGATGGAGGGAGAACATCTATAGATTAATCATTGTGCTAAAATTTGGTTTCTCATCACCCACTTCGAAATTTTCTTTGCTAATTTGAGTGCTGCACTATGAAATTATTAGGTGGCACTGAACCACACATTTAAGCAAGTATTTaaggttttaaaataaattaattaatgctATTTAATTACTCATAAATTGCATAACTGGTCTtctaaaaaggagaaaaaaattacTCTCCCAAGGATTTGATTTTAAAAAGCAGAGAAATGAAATCTGATCCACACGAAATTGCAAAATATCTGAACCCAGAAAAGGATGTAATCAAAATTGAAGTGTCTGAGTCTATATTACTTGATTTCCGCCAGTTGTAACGAAAGAACTACTCCAATCTTTGTCAACCTATTTCACTGCAAGCTATCATTAGACCCATTACCAGTGTGTGTCTCCCCACAATTTCTAAACTCTAAGTGTTAGAAAATGGGTTTAAGCTTAATTCAATTCCACAAAACCGATTTATAAGATGAGGTTTGTacttcacttatatattataaattgactttatctctagttgatatGAGATTTCCAACATATCCTTTCACGCCAAAGTATAAACATCTTgagcgtgatagtagaaattgggtggatGGTCCGATATCGGTCCGACAACGGATGAAATAGAAAtatctaaaaaaacaaaaaatattactagAATAAACtttaaccatgactctgataccatgtcagaaaaagtaaaaaaagacaatttgcataaaataagaataacacTGTGCTCTTCTCACCacttgaattaaaaattataatttagtgctttacaattttacaattcgTTTACTTATGATTGTATTTTTCAATACTactattaaaagaaaaaaatatcagtTGTAGAATATTAAAGTGTccaaattataagaaaaaccATGCAACTATATATAAAAGTGGTGGTTAAAATTAgcttaattatcttaaaataaagaaatagtaGTATAATGGGAATTAGAAGGGAGTACAGGTTTGGTAATTTTGAGTATAGTTGATGATgtgatagaaaatatatatgtataggATAAGTattatagaagaagaaaagaaagcgAAGGttgatgtaaaaataaagttGGCGAAAGCAACGCTAATGTTAGATGTATGCATTATTGTAACATGGATGAGGGGTATGAAGAAGTGAGGACCCTGTACTTGGATTTCTGAGAAGGTGACATTTAGCATCCTACAGCTTCACACCTTTTTCTGGCCCTCCCCTTTTATATGTACACCTTATCCATGTCCCTTCCATTCTCCCTAGGGAACCAAACTCACCCTCCCCACAAATATACGTACACCTTTTATATGTACACCTTATCTATGCATCACTTCACTCAACTTctgttttcatttaaatttttttaaaatggaatGGTTAAACTCAACTTTATTGAAAAGATCTAAAACCCAATTTCATTCTCATCAACTACACTTATTCATAAATTGTAGTGACTAGACAGTTTGATTAGGGATTCACCACTTGCCCTACCCCAAAGGACATGTAATCTCAGTTCGGTTGACAGAATAAACTCATTTCAACATTTCAATGATCTCATACGTCTTCTATTGTATGGTCCAAAATGAAGATCCTTGATCGGTAAAACACATGGAAAGCCAACACTACAAACAGTGTAAGCATTTTTATTCAGATCAAAACCAACGCATGGATAAtggtaaaaaaagaaaaaagaaatgaaccGTTCTTCCACTGTGATGACATtctatttttaaacatttaaagtAGTGTTTGTTTTGAAACATCTTCTGGGTAAAATTTGTAGTGCATTAGTTGCTTATTA harbors:
- the LOC108335161 gene encoding cytochrome P450 CYP82D47, giving the protein MAIVMIMDVFQLQTLILGVLVLLVGALLYQLKQTNGPNAKICTVPQAAGAWPIVGHLHLFGAKQLTHKTLGMMAENHGPIFTIKLGSNKVLVLSSSEMAKECFTVHDKAFSTRPCIAATKLMTYNSAMFGFAAHGPYWREMRKFTTIELLSNQRLELLKDTRTSELETATREVYKLWSREGCPKEGVLVDMKRWFGDLTNNIILRMVGGKPYYGANSDASAEGEAGRYKKAMRDFMSLFGVFVLSDSIPLLGWIDNNGYKKAMKRTASEIDTLVEGWLEEHKRKRNASTNGKEEQDVMDVMLNVQHDLKVSGYDLDTIIKATCLNLILAGGDSIMVALTWALSLLLNNETELKKAQEELDTQVGKDRKVEESDIKKLVYIQAIVKETMRLYPPSPILTLRAAMEECTFSCGYHVPAGTHLIVNTWKIQRDGRVWHDPHDFKPERFLTSHKDVDVKGQNSEYFPFGSGRRACPGGPLALRVVHLTLATLLHSFNVASPSNQAVDMTESIGLTNLKATPLEVLLTPRLDSKLYQD